The Cryptomeria japonica chromosome 6, Sugi_1.0, whole genome shotgun sequence genomic interval aaagtgacaattttttcaggatcttttttttttttttttcatttttttttttgacaatttaagactttctgaggactaagcataaaaccttttgaggtgcatgatattcatcggatcttccaaaggatcgcctttaggagtagccaactgataagctcctgatccatatttcgctgtgattacatatggtccaagccaattaggctcgaacttgcctttcttttctctttcttgtagatttttctgattctccatgaggacaagatcaccaacttgaaattctcaggttctgacttttttatgataactcatacgcagacggttttgatatactcggagatgattcaaggccttgaggtgcctttcatctaacaattctagctcttgtaagcgggcaattatgtattcttcctctggtaggatgttttgcagcgatacccttagagaggggatctcgatctcaaggggaaggatagcttcagaaccaaatactagggaataaggagtggcacctgtgggggtgcggtaggcccacaatgcaggatggatttggaggtgccaatcacgacccgcttcattgactgtctttttgaggatttttattagggaagcctcagcttgaccattgccttggggataatatggagtggagaagcggtgttggatgttgaatttttggcagagttctttgacatcctggtttttaaattgtttaccattatctatgatgataacttttgggatgccatatcggcagattaggtagttcaggatgaatttggatatttgcttgtcggtggtgaaagtaagagggatagcctctacccacttggtgaagtattcagtggcggtgataatgaatttatgtctgttggaggatgaagggtggattttctcaatgagatcgagcccccactgcgagaagggccatggtgtaatgaatggttgcaattcttgtgacggtgcatgaatcttgtcaccatgctgctggcaagggatgcatttcttcacatagttgtatgcatcttcttccattttaggccaatagtatcttgttctcaaattttttttagccaatgtgagtccacttgagtgtgccccacagatgccctcatgtacttcacgtaatgcccatttgacttcttgtttatctaaacaccttaggagggaaccatcaaaatgccttctgaacaaggtgtctgcaaggatggtgtaacgggcacatcgacggatgaaagtttgttgttgggttttggtgagatgtgggggaatggtgttgtctttgaggaaagtgaaggtttcttggtaccaaggggactctggaccaacgagaacacataccatttcagattctggtaggtcgtatgtcggtataaacaattgcttgaccaagaactcgcacttctgactgtgtgctggcatttgaaggagggagccaatggtggccattgcatctgcagcctcgttgtttgttcgtgggatttgatcaaacttgattgccatgaaatgttgcttaagatcttcaaccatggtacggtagggaaggagtttatcatcttttgtctggtattcatcattgacttgttttatgacgagctgggaatcaccatagacttgtgattcctttattttccagtggatagccaagcgtaaacctatgatgagggcctcgtattctgctatgttattagtacatgcaaaggctatcttgtatgatttggggatgccatctccttaagatgcgaccaataatattcctgcccccgatccattttgagtgtaggagccatcaaaatacaatttccatgtggaggatgtggcaacaatcataatgaactcatctggtaattctgtgagaagaggatggtcacttggaagtggagcttcagccaactgatctgcaataacttgtcccttgattgcctttctgtccacatattcgatgtcaaactcacttagaagcatgacccatttagtcgtTCTgctaaacctgtgatgagggcctcgtattctgctatgttattagtacatgcaaaggctatcttgtatgatttggggatgccatctccttgaggtgcgaccaataatattcctgcccccgatccattttgagtgtaggagccatcaaaatacaatttccatgtggaggatgtggcaacaatcataatgaactcatctggtaattctgtgagaagaggatggtcgcttggaagtggagcttcatccaactgatctgcaataacttgtcccttgattgcctttctgtccacatattcgatgtcaaactcacttagaagcatgacccatttagtcgttctgccagtgagagcaacttttgacaagagatatttaagtggatcaattttagcaattaattttgtcttgttgtttaacatatagtgtcgtagtttctgtgtgctgaatactaatgccaaacatgctctttcaatgggggtgtagttgagttcatatcctaccaacatccgactgatgtagtaaatggtgtgttccttcccttgatcatctgtttgcgccagtaatgcccccaatgccactgtagtagcacatatgtacaaaatgaggggttttccaggggtaggtggcatcaaaactggaggtgatgctagatattcttttaatttttcaaaggccttttgacagaggcaatcccatttgaattttgtgtctttacgtaacaaatgtgcaaatggatggcacttgtcggctagctgtgaaatgaaacgcttgacagactggagttttccttggagactgcgtagttgtttgagagtttttggtggaggcatttccataatagcttttacttttgcgagatcaacctcgatgcctctgcgggaaacaatgaatcctagtagttttcccgatgtgacgccaaacacacactttttaggatttaggcgcagcttgtattttttcaatctttcgaagatctgttttagaatagggatgtgctcttgtcttgtcttggatttgcctagcagatcatccacacagtcctccataattttgtgcaagaggtcatgaaaaattgttgtcattgcccgttgatatgtagctctagcatttttaaggccaaaaggcatgacccggtaacagaaagtaccccatggtgttgtgaatgcggttttatgctgatcctcatctgctatcttgatttggttgtatccagaaaacccatccattagagatagcatttcatgtcctgctgtaagatccacaatcatatctatgtttgggagcgggaaatcgtctttaggacaagctatatttagatctcggaaatctgtgcaaatgcggatgcccctagcaggtttgccgacaggcacaatgctggagacccattcagcgtagtctatgggtttgataaattccgtgtctaacaacttttgaagttctgccttgaccaagagagcaatatgcgggtgcattttgcggagtttttgttttataggttttgcatctgggaggacagcgagattgtgaaccaccaaggtaggatccaaccctggcatatcggaataggaccatgcaaaattgattttaacctttgtaaggaagttgatgaagtcttgtttctcgatttcggtgaaggatttggcaatgagcacatttttcggaatgacttcggtgcccatgttgatgctgtctgtttcttctatcaacaaatttgatttgtcctatggaaggtaaccaatggtagggaggtcaaatccctcatcgtcaagtgcatACCCTACACCTAAATACCCCTTCATTTTACATCAATTTGGGTGGATTTTATAAATGCAAGGTTTCAACATTCAACTTGGCTCTTTGGTATACTTGTGAACCTTAATATTGAATTTATCCTTTTTTTATGCTAAATCCATCATTGTACAACAAGAGAGCCAAATTTTGTTTAAGACTTTATTTCCTTAGACTAGGTTGCCTCCCATGATCAAGTCCTCCAATTATGAATTCCAAACCTTGCACTTTCTTAAGGAATTTATAGTAATATGATTGTTTCTCATTTTCTTGTGTGGTTTCGCAAGCATTTTGGGGTGCAAAACTGGGAGCAAGTCGACATGGGACAATATTTCTTGCTCAGACAAGCTGAATGTTGAGTGGTTTATGCCTGGCTCCAAACACTAGGGAACAAGGCGTCCTGATTGGTCTGCTCATGGGAGTGGGGAACCCTAAGTGCCTTGCACCCTCAAATGTGACCTCAAATTGGGACCTGAGGTCCAAAATGGAAAGGAGAAGCCATAATGAAATGCTAAATAGCATTGGATCAAGTATGTCAAGCAAGAAAGGCCAGGAATGCTAAAATAGGGTCTAGATAAGCaagaaattgcatagggatgcaatttaGATGCTACAGTAATACTCTATTTCCATAGACTAGGTTTCCCACATGGTTTTTTGCCACACCCATGATCAAGTCCTCCAATTGTGAATTTCAAACCTTGCACTTTCTTAAGATGAATTTCTAGTaatatgattgttactcatttgctTGTGTGCCAAAGGTACCAAGTTGTGTGTTTAGAAATTATATTTAAGGACGTCATTGTAAGTCATTTTAATCTTCAAGAAACATTTACTCATAACACAAAATCAACTACATTTAGTCAAATCAATCTCAAATTAGTCTTAATTTAACTACTCTTAATTGCATCAACATTTACACTCTTTATATGGCATGTATCCAACCTTATTATATAATCCATTTACTTAGTATCGATATTTGTATTGTTCATTTAGTATGTACTTCATCTTGTTACATCAATCGTGAAGGATTGAATGCAATGATCAACAAAGTTACTGGTCTTCCTTCTATTTATAATATGCCACTAAAAATGCTTCTCAACACTATTGTTACTTAGATAGAGATATAGGTGCAATTAAACAAGTTTTGGAAATCTCAAAAGCAAAAATTAATAGTGGATAGAATAATTATAGGAGCAATGTGATCTAGGACTAAACTATGAGATCAATATATTCCTAACAGttagaaatttcaaatcacttttcTCACATGTTTGTAATTGTTCTCTAATTTCTTGTttctagtttattttttatttatttttatcacatTTCAATGAATGAAAGCAATCACAGTCAAATACAAACTAGAGACTAGATAATGATCTTTTTATAATGTCTTGGAGCCATGTTTCTATTTCTCTctcactcaaaatattattcattTATCATTCTAAACTCCTTTAAAAatctaatatttaatatatataagatACTATCCTTAGATTCCTCTATTTAAGGTTTACTTTATTCCACTTGGTTTAATCTTATTAAGATGAAAATCACATACTTTGCAATGCTCCCCTTTATTTTGGACTCATTTTGACCCGTTCATCCCTAAAGTAATGGATAGCGTACAAAATGATATGTTTTACATGGAAATTGGCAAATAAGTTGATCATGGCATTATCCCGTTTGAACCTATtcttggggtataaactcaattctTGATTTTATCCATTTCTTTCCTAGGGTTAGATCAATAGTGACACAAATGACCTTGGTCAATTGCATGATTTATATAGATGTCTCAGAGttcttaaaatttaaaatatgaagCCCAAAGTTTATCCTCTACTTAGCCATTATAAGCCAACTTGAAGCATAAAATATTTGAATAGCATGCTAGGGTGTTGTATTTAAAAGACATATCCTAATTCATTTAGTACATCTAGCAAACTTTGAGAAGCATGTCTAGCACCTAGAAAGAAACTATGTTATTAATTGCATTATCTTTACAGTATTATGTACATAACATCCTAGACGTATTGCATGACTGATTGTTGTCCTTGATCTTTGCATAAAGTTGTTGACTTGGTATCCGTGTGAATTTGAAACAAGCGAGATATTATCCCTTCCACTCTAAGAGTTTTTATGCAAGATGGAGAAATGATTAAAATGAGTTGAAGTAGAGTATCCAAAAATTTACGAACATTAGGTCCATGCAAATGTTTAGATCCTTACTCATATGATATTTCCACAATTATATAGATCACTTTTATAGTATTGAAAGTGACCCGCAACCTTTGATTCTAGAACACTAAACAAATCACTTCTATCACAATATATTTGCATCAAAATTTCATATCTATATGTATCAAAATATTTGCtgaatatattttataaattttatgaaatatttgtTCATAAGATTTATCTAAAatacctttttatttatttaaatcttttttttatatattttattatagaTGATTTGAACTCAATATCATTTAGACATACAGCATAGACTTTTCCATTAAATCAAATGCCCTTCCATAATTTATATAAAACTCTAAAACACACCGAATAACTATCGAAAACTCTAAAACACACGGACTAACTATCTAAAACTCTAAAACACACTGAATAAATAAATGAGATTTACCTAGTGCTGCTTTACATTAACGTGATATTTTTAATTTTTGCTGCTTGGGTCAATTGGAAATAcattaaagaaaaattaaaaaatagacagAACCCGGTCATTTGACACAGACGGGGAACATAATAAGCATCCGTACATAAacaatgtaaattttcattctctGCTTCTTGGGCTATTGGGAAACACATCGGAAAACAAATATAGGTAGAACCAATTTGAAAACTCTCTGTTCACATTTAAAAAAATTGTTCACATCAATCCAGAAGAGATTGTGTTGGACCCCAAAAGCAGAATCACAGGGACACATTTATCATGGTGATCATGAGAGCCAGAAAATCCTTATAGCAGATGCCTGACTGAGCAGAAGCACCAGCTGCCTCTATCATCTCCACCACATCCTCATCATTCAATTGGTGCATTGCCTCGCCCATGAAGCTCTTCAAATCTCCCACACTGACAACCCCATCTCCATCCCTGTCCATCACTCTGAATGCCTCCTCCAATGCACTGTTTCCTTCATTCTTTTGTTCCACCCTCATCAAACCAGTCATAAGCCCTTCAAACTCTTCAAACTCCACAAACCCATTATGCTTTCTGTCTGCAACAGAGATCATGGATTCAATCTCCTCTCTGCTAAGATGAGTTTGTTTGTGGTTGTTGAAGAAGTCTTGGATATCATTGAAAGCAATTCTTCCATCTCCATCTTTGTCTAAGACGTTGAAGACCTCTTTCACAGTGGGGGAAGGACCCCTCAATCCCCTCGTCTCCCTTCTCTCAGTTGGAGGGcacattttattttcttcttctggtCTCTAAAAACTCAATGGGCGTTGTTAGATCTTTTTGCAGAGTTGAATGGATCAAAACAGATTCAATTGAGAGGAGACAAGCAGGGCAAAGTATTTATAGCCCAACACATTCAAAATGTGAAGACAAGCGGCAAGCAGGGTTTAAAGAATGCTCCCCACGATACCGAGGAATGAGGTCGGCAATGACGTATTGGAATTTGGAAGAGAGTATCCTTGCGAAAATCTTGCGGGCCAAGTATGCGGCGGGGCCAAGTAATGCAGCGGCTTTTGTCTTTGAAGCCAAAAGTCAAATCTTATTTGATTTTGTTCATGCCATGTGTTAGCATTTGGACTAGGTCTTTTGAAAATTGTATatcatgtaatttttttttgatttttggtgaagttgaatggttgtTAAATGTAAGAATTTCACAATTTAAATGATGAGGACAGAATTCTGCTTTGCATGATTTTGATAGAATAAAGAAATTAATTATGTATAATCTAACCATCCATGTCATGGTGCATATAAAGATCAAAATAGTTATTTTTAGTTGGTCTTATATACATATTTCTTATTGCCTCACTTTGACCACCACAAAATTAATAATCATGTGATATTGGtatcaataaagttgcacaactgatttaattattaatttttttttcaagctacTAGATATACCAATAAATGACTCTTGATCTACTAAATGATTTTTTCGTGAACTGAAACATAAGCGTTAATTGAACCTTCCCTTATAGGTTCGTACTTTTGCTTGCCATTTTCTTACCTGAAGAGATAATTGCCTGGTTTGTGGTGCATTAACTTCATTAGAAGCATTATTAGTAGTGATTTTGTTTTGGGGTAACTTAAGATCTGAGGACATTTCTTAGCAGTATTTGCCTTTAGGACCACCTTAATAGTCACATGGCTTCAGGCCCTTCTGTGTTTTTATTTGGTATATGATACCCAGTGAGTGGAGGCCACTATTGTGGAGTCGGGCTTTGATTTGGACCTTATGCTGACATTGGTAAACCTTTGGTTTACATATGGACAATTTTGTTAAGAGCTTTGATTTTAAATGGTAGCAAATTTGATCGATTGTTTTGTTACTAGATTTCTGGTTTAGACTGCATCAAAAAACTGTTATACAGTCTAAACCAAAAATCTAATAACAAATCAATTATAGATTGTAGAAATCTGATATTACTGACTGATCAATTGTTCGAAAGTTACAGtattatttcttaaaaaaaaataaaaaatgtatttttgaaaaTCACAAGATTTGCTTTTCGTTTGTTCTGTGAGTTAAAATTGAAATAAGATTTATCCTCATTATGGTTGCTCAAAATTGCCCATATGTTTACAATTTCCCGTGTTTCCAATCGCCTGGGATTGTGTTTTCATTCTCTCACTCGTTTCGGAGCACACAGTGTGACTGCTGAAAGCATACACAGCTGACAATTAGTATTTCTAGGAAACTAACATCGAGACGT includes:
- the LOC131050975 gene encoding calcium-binding protein CP1; the protein is MCPPTERRETRGLRGPSPTVKEVFNVLDKDGDGRIAFNDIQDFFNNHKQTHLSREEIESMISVADRKHNGFVEFEEFEGLMTGLMRVEQKNEGNSALEEAFRVMDRDGDGVVSVGDLKSFMGEAMHQLNDEDVVEMIEAAGASAQSGICYKDFLALMITMINVSL